Proteins found in one Gigantopelta aegis isolate Gae_Host chromosome 12, Gae_host_genome, whole genome shotgun sequence genomic segment:
- the LOC121385799 gene encoding galanin receptor 2b-like, translated as MKDFTNVDIFAFVVYVILFCIGIPGNLVIVLRVVMDRKLHNPTFIVISGLAVADFLFLGCRIPLEILHLLSVNWVYGRFLCKISYFLYQTASYSAAYHLVLMAVIRYYLLVHPFSAVVHLSTKKACLATLTIWVLTALLLLPVTVISDTDTMVYQGVVYIHCTINPKDQNSFKIFVICYSIFSYALFLVIIAVLHSIKARAVARAVRGLTDKKKRQMSTMVVLVIMLFGVLLLPVHVKNLVGVFVSIPRSTALQATDLLFRSLAYANSCINPLVYAFLSAQFRKSLKRICRCTRVNTSRRSSVYQLYAGPSTPNHLPLSITLRGFNAADTYQVSAI; from the coding sequence atgaaggatTTCACAAATGTTGACATATTTGCCTTCGTGGTGTACGTTATCTTGTTCTGTATTGGAATACCAGGAAATCTCGTCATTGTTCTCAGAGTAGTAATGGACCGGAAGTTGCACAACCCTACCTTTATAGTTATTTCCGGTCTGGCAGTGGCGGACTTCCTGTTCCTGGGCTGCAGAATTCCGCTAGAAATTCTCCACCTTCTCAGCGTCAACTGGGTTTATGGCCGATTTCTTTGCAAGATTTCTTATTTTCTTTACCAAACCGCTAGCTATTCGGCTGCCTACCATTTAGTTTTGATGGCTGTTATTAGGTATTATTTATTAGTGCATCCGTTTTCCGCTGTAGTACATTTGAGTACAAAAAAGGCGTGTTTAGCCACGCTAACGATTTGGGTTCTTACAGCACTGTTACTTTTGCCTGTGACTGTTATTAGCGACACTGACACTATGGTGTACCAAGGTGTTGTGTATATCCACTGTACTATTAATCCGAAAGACCAAAATTCTTTCAAAATTTTTGTGATCTGTTACAGTATATTTTCCTACGCTCTTTTCCTTGTCATAATTGCTGTACTGCACAGTATCAAAGCACGTGCAGTTGCACGCGCTGTGCGTGGTCTGACAGACAAAAAGAAGCGCCAGATGTCGACTATGGTGGTTCTGGTGATCATGTTGTTTGGAGTTCTGCTCCTGCCCGTGCACGTGAAGAATCTCGTGGGCGTATTCGTTTCCATTCCTCGGAGTACTGCACTCCAAGCCACCGACCTGCTGTTTCGATCCCTTGCTTATGCCAACAGTTGCATCAACCCGCTCGTTTATGCCTTCTTGTCCGCACAGTTTAGAAAGAGTCTTAAACGAATTTGTCGATGCACTAGAGTGAACACTTCACGTCGATCAAGCGTGTATCAGTTATATGCAGGTCCCTCCACACCAAATCATTTACCACTGTCGATAACGTTAAGAGGTTTTAATGCAGCTGATACATATCAAGTGTCGGCCATCTAA